TTTGAACGTATAAAACTTTATACAAGGCTTTCTTTTAATCCTCAAAATTTAGACTTTAAAAAAGATATTCAAGCTTATGAAGCACATATTAAAAAACGCTTGGCAAAGTCTAAATTTTACAATGTCTTGGCTGAAATTTTTAAGGAAAATAAGCTTTCAAAAAAAGAGCAAATCATCTTTATAGCTCTTTTAAAAGAAGAATATTCTCTTAAGAACGAGGAAAGTTCTTCAAGAGAGCTAAATTCGCTTTTAGCACTTGTAAGTGAAAATGAGCTTGAAAAGCTTAAAAATAGAGCCTTGCTTGATGAAAATTCTAAGCTTATAGAAAAAAATTTGATTGATTATGATGAGTTTTCTAATCATTTTTATCTTAGTGAGAGTATTTTACAACGCATTGTTAATTTTAAAAGGCTTGATAAGGACAAGCAATTGCGTTTAGAAAATGCTTTAAAAGATCAAGAAATTTTTGAGCTTATAGAGCCAAATACAGATATCAATGATGTGATCATGCCTGCAAAAACCAAAGAATTACTTGAAAATATACTCAAACAGCAGGATAAAAAAGTGCTTGAAAGGCTTAGTCTATGGGGGATTAAAAATTCTAAGGAAGTAGAAGCAAAGATTATTTTTTATGGACCTGCTGGCACAGGTAAAACTATGTCTGCTTTAAGTATGGCAAAATCAATGAAGAAGGTAGTTTTAAGCTTTGATTGCTCTAAAATTTTGAGTAAGTGGGTTGGTGAGAGCGAGCAAAATGTAAGAAAGATTTTTGATACTTATAAAGAAATTGCACAAAATTGCAAACAAAGCCCTATCTTGCTTTTAAATGAGGCTGATCAGTTTTTAAGTACAAGGGTGGAAAGTGGTGCAAGTGCTGATAAGATGCACAATCAAATGCAAAATATTTTTTTAGAGCAAATAGAAAAATTTAGCGGGGTTATCATCGCCACTACAAATTTCTTAGAAAGTCTTGATAGCGCCTTTTCTCGCCGTTTTGAATATAAGATCGAGTTTAAAAAGCCTAATTTTAAAGAAAGATTTTTGATTTGGCAAAAGGCTTTGCCTAAAAATGCTGAATTTAGTGAAGATTTTAAGCTTGATGACTTGGCTCAGTATGAGTTAAGTGGGGCTCAAATTTTTATGGTGGTTAAGAATACAGCCCTAAAGGTCGCTGTATCTAAGGACGGAATTTTTAGTATGCAAGATTTTAGAGAAAGTATAGAAAAAGAGCTTAGTTCGAGTTTTGATAAGAGTAAAATCGTAGGTTTTTAGGTTTATAACGCCAAAGTATATAAAAAATCGCAAGAGCTAGGGCTGTATATTCCCAAAACATAGGCACTTTCGGCGTTAAAAAATAATGATAACTTGCACAAAGTAAGCACAGATATGCTAGTTTCCGAATCTTGTGCATTTTTTTAAAAAATTTAAAAGAACTTATAAACATGAGCATGAGTAAAACAAAGGAGATAAAACCACTTGCTTCCAAAAAACGCTTGGATATATCATCTAAAAGTCTTAAAAGTTGTGCATTTTTGTCAAAAATAAAATAATTTAAAAAATGTAAAATTGCCCAAATACTTGCAAATATACCCAAAAGTCTAGGATAAACCCTCGTTTTTTTAAAGCTAAATAAAGAAAAGAAAAGGCTTAAATTTAAAAAAATCAGAGCAAAAAGTCCTGTATAGATATAGGCTTCTTTGACGAAGTCAAAGGCTTGAAAGATCATATAAAAGCCATATACTAGGCTTAGGAAAAAAATGACAAGGGCTAAAAGCTTGAAATGCCTTTCTTGCATCAGTAATTTTTCCTAAGATCCATTCCTGCATAAAGAGAACTCACTTCTTTTTCATAGCCATTAAACATTAAAGTAGGCTGAGTAAAGAAGTCTCCTAAGGCTCGCTCATGTGCTTGAGACCATCTAGGGTGTGCAACTTCTGGATTGACATTGGCATAAAAGCCGTATTCATTTGGAGCGTATTTTTCCCAAGTGCTTTTTGGTTGCTCTTTAACAAATTCGATTTTAACTATGGATTTGATACTTTTAAAGCCATATTTCCAAGGAACAACGAGGCGTATAGGTGCTCCATTTTGAGGTTTAAGTGCTTTTTTATACATACCAACAGCAAGTAAGGTAAGTGGATGCATAGCTTCGTCCATTCTTAAGCCCTCTACATAAGGGTATTCAACCACCGGAAAAAATGAGGCTTGATCTGGAAATTGCTTTTTATCAAGAAGTGTAGTAAATTTCACAAATTTGGCTTCACTTGTAGGTTTTGCCATATCAATCAAACGCCTTAACTCAAAACCAACCCAAGGAACGACCATAGACCAAGTTTCTACGCAACGAAAGCGATAAATTTTTTCTTCTAAAGGAAATTTCAATATATCTTCCATACTAAGACTTAAAGGTTTTTCTATTTCTCCACTTAGTTCTATTTTCCAGTTTTGGGTATTAAAATTTTGAGCAAGGGCTACGGCTCTTTTTTTGTTTGTTGAAAATTCATAGAAATTTACATAATTTGTTGCAAGTTCTTCATCGCTGATCTTGAGCTTTTTTGTATTTGTATCACTTGTGAAATTTAAGGCTAAGAGCTTTGAACTTAGTAAGCTTGAACTTATCAATGCTCCTGCACCAAGTTTCATAAATTCTCTTCGTTTTTTATAAAGTGCTTCAG
This genomic interval from Campylobacter sp. MIT 99-7217 contains the following:
- a CDS encoding ferric reductase-like transmembrane domain-containing protein; translation: MQERHFKLLALVIFFLSLVYGFYMIFQAFDFVKEAYIYTGLFALIFLNLSLFFSLFSFKKTRVYPRLLGIFASIWAILHFLNYFIFDKNAQLLRLLDDISKRFLEASGFISFVLLMLMFISSFKFFKKMHKIRKLAYLCLLCASYHYFLTPKVPMFWEYTALALAIFYILWRYKPKNLRFYSYQNSN
- a CDS encoding ATP-binding protein, coding for MKELKAFLKSKDVSKSEIFKALKISYDEGLILQYLCQLFFGSIPNISILNLLQGLFKDKEEFSYLDHLKDIRHLMELGLVKTGYSMLQDQNKESLFSLLHMDISLSEYFLQFLENKKPLDLSINVAYENHLEYLKDEFERIKLYTRLSFNPQNLDFKKDIQAYEAHIKKRLAKSKFYNVLAEIFKENKLSKKEQIIFIALLKEEYSLKNEESSSRELNSLLALVSENELEKLKNRALLDENSKLIEKNLIDYDEFSNHFYLSESILQRIVNFKRLDKDKQLRLENALKDQEIFELIEPNTDINDVIMPAKTKELLENILKQQDKKVLERLSLWGIKNSKEVEAKIIFYGPAGTGKTMSALSMAKSMKKVVLSFDCSKILSKWVGESEQNVRKIFDTYKEIAQNCKQSPILLLNEADQFLSTRVESGASADKMHNQMQNIFLEQIEKFSGVIIATTNFLESLDSAFSRRFEYKIEFKKPNFKERFLIWQKALPKNAEFSEDFKLDDLAQYELSGAQIFMVVKNTALKVAVSKDGIFSMQDFRESIEKELSSSFDKSKIVGF
- the msrP gene encoding protein-methionine-sulfoxide reductase catalytic subunit MsrP, yielding MITPEALYKKRREFMKLGAGALISSSLLSSKLLALNFTSDTNTKKLKISDEELATNYVNFYEFSTNKKRAVALAQNFNTQNWKIELSGEIEKPLSLSMEDILKFPLEEKIYRFRCVETWSMVVPWVGFELRRLIDMAKPTSEAKFVKFTTLLDKKQFPDQASFFPVVEYPYVEGLRMDEAMHPLTLLAVGMYKKALKPQNGAPIRLVVPWKYGFKSIKSIVKIEFVKEQPKSTWEKYAPNEYGFYANVNPEVAHPRWSQAHERALGDFFTQPTLMFNGYEKEVSSLYAGMDLRKNY